A single region of the Stenotrophomonas sp. Marseille-Q4652 genome encodes:
- a CDS encoding flagellar hook capping FlgD N-terminal domain-containing protein yields the protein MTTTTNVGNADIYSSLGLAAATSTGAAKKNDALDQADFLRLMTTQLQQQDPLKPMDNSQMVAQMAQLSTVQGITDLNTTVAGFQQQMSSDQILRGAALVGHEVLVPSSKFALESEGDASGVVAAPAAGMVTVDITDANGTVVRQISVEAKAAGEVAFAWDGKDANGNRLEPGSYGIKANHTATNGDSETLSTYVQAPVESVTVGSDGLFLNLKGLGTAPIDYVLRIS from the coding sequence ATGACCACCACGACCAACGTCGGCAACGCCGACATCTATTCCAGCCTCGGCCTGGCTGCGGCGACCAGCACGGGCGCCGCCAAGAAGAACGATGCGCTGGACCAGGCCGACTTCCTGCGCCTGATGACCACCCAGCTGCAGCAGCAGGACCCGCTCAAGCCGATGGACAACAGCCAGATGGTCGCGCAGATGGCGCAGCTGTCCACGGTGCAGGGCATCACCGACCTGAACACCACCGTGGCCGGCTTCCAGCAGCAGATGTCCAGCGACCAGATCCTGCGTGGCGCCGCCCTTGTCGGCCACGAGGTGCTGGTGCCCTCGTCCAAGTTCGCACTCGAGTCCGAGGGTGACGCCAGCGGCGTGGTGGCTGCACCGGCCGCCGGCATGGTCACCGTCGACATCACCGATGCCAACGGCACCGTGGTGCGCCAGATCAGCGTCGAGGCCAAGGCCGCCGGCGAGGTGGCGTTCGCGTGGGACGGCAAGGACGCAAACGGCAACCGCCTTGAGCCCGGCAGCTACGGCATCAAGGCCAACCACACCGCGACCAACGGCGACAGCGAGACCCTGAGCACCTACGTACAGGCCCCGGTGGAGAGCGTCACCGTCGGCTCGGACGGCCTCTTTCTCAACCTGAAGGGTCTGGGCACCGCCCCGATCGACTACGTGCTCCGCATCAGCTGA
- the flgA gene encoding flagellar basal body P-ring formation chaperone FlgA — protein MRLLILIAGLLLASPAPATGFQPVDSIRAAALSTLPSGAEGEAVLDAALRLPACPVPLLAQATGNSTVEVSCPQASGWRLFVPVRIRHMQTVLILGRGIAAGETITPADITTATRDASRIAGAALADPAAAVGRVARRTLQAGSLLSANDLVAPRLVRRGDAVELVSRRGGVEVRIAGRAMGDGGVNDRVSVENLSSRKIVQGIVGASGEILVSR, from the coding sequence GTGCGTCTTCTCATTCTTATAGCGGGCCTGCTGCTGGCCTCTCCAGCTCCGGCCACGGGCTTCCAGCCGGTGGATTCGATCCGGGCCGCAGCCCTGTCCACGCTGCCGTCCGGTGCCGAAGGCGAGGCCGTGCTCGACGCCGCCCTGCGCCTGCCGGCCTGCCCGGTGCCGCTGCTGGCCCAGGCAACCGGCAACAGCACGGTCGAGGTGAGCTGCCCGCAGGCCAGCGGCTGGCGCCTGTTCGTGCCGGTCAGGATCCGCCACATGCAGACGGTGCTGATCCTGGGCCGCGGCATTGCCGCTGGAGAAACCATCACCCCCGCCGATATCACCACTGCCACCCGTGATGCCTCGCGCATTGCCGGCGCTGCCCTGGCTGATCCAGCCGCAGCGGTGGGGCGGGTGGCACGGCGGACCCTGCAGGCCGGCAGCCTGCTGTCGGCCAACGACCTGGTCGCGCCGCGGCTGGTCCGCCGCGGCGACGCGGTGGAGCTGGTCTCGCGCCGCGGCGGAGTCGAAGTCCGTATTGCCGGGCGGGCGATGGGCGATGGCGGGGTCAATGACCGCGTCAGCGTCGAAAACCTGTCCTCCCGCAAGATCGTCCAGGGAATCGTTGGCGCCAGCGGCGAGATCCTCGTCTCGCGCTGA
- a CDS encoding PAS domain-containing sensor histidine kinase: MPPARPSVPPSSSGFRFAHTLTRGMWKVVVLYGVLGLLWIVFSDGLIANLAPNVAIATRLQTYKGALFVLLTTTLLVALLRPLMRHVVETHDKLSTTAANYRHMFHGNAGPMLVYDVDTLRILDVNSAAVAFFGWPHDDFLRMTLDQLLPEDQREAMGRIMDEVRSDPEQARTVSSLMHTHDGRRRLMEVRGNAIDYGGARARLIIAIDRSAEAQAQERRDRALARLEEAHEIARIGAWELDPATGLGMFSDQVYTLLGRRPPAAPTWQRPDEILLPYDASTAAQTTQLIADMRSGRNVQIDVLLPLLAVDGHMVTTHLRAESGVGEDGQPRIHGTLQDVTEREQSRRLLREREEQFRELVRVMPDGVVILAGGHVAYVNSVGAAQFGSSGPALLGEPLSTLVDEVDLARVTTHLEAGSIRRDGTTIPARMRRADGSVFHASLADGEVRYGGRDCKLLIVRDLSEPERIRDALETSNGELQAMARRLFSLQEDERRAISRDLHDDIGQAITAMKLSAHAALDEPEASRRNEDLQQIVSLADTTITKLRNLSMLLRPPQLDALGLEAALRWQAGMLFRSAAVELIPEIETLPQRPSGEIEQACFRIAQESLTNVLRHASAGQVRLHLEDEDGQYLRLRVSDDGDGFDPEGPRGLGLIVMRERAQTAGGTLQITSSPGAGTLVDLRLPYRLAPAPADESTES, from the coding sequence ATGCCTCCAGCCCGTCCTTCCGTGCCTCCGTCGTCCTCGGGTTTCCGGTTTGCCCATACCCTGACCCGCGGCATGTGGAAGGTCGTGGTCCTGTACGGGGTGCTGGGCCTGCTCTGGATCGTGTTCAGCGACGGCCTGATCGCCAACCTGGCGCCGAACGTGGCCATCGCCACCCGGCTGCAGACCTACAAGGGCGCGTTGTTCGTCCTGCTCACCACCACCCTGCTGGTGGCCCTGCTGCGGCCGCTGATGCGGCACGTGGTGGAAACCCATGACAAGCTGTCCACCACCGCGGCCAATTACCGCCACATGTTCCACGGCAATGCCGGGCCGATGCTGGTCTATGACGTGGACACGCTGCGGATCCTGGACGTGAACTCGGCGGCGGTGGCCTTCTTCGGCTGGCCGCACGATGATTTCCTCCGGATGACGCTGGACCAGCTCCTGCCCGAGGACCAGCGCGAAGCGATGGGCCGGATCATGGACGAGGTGCGCAGCGACCCGGAACAGGCGCGCACCGTCAGCAGCTTGATGCATACGCACGATGGCCGGCGCCGGCTGATGGAGGTGCGCGGCAATGCCATCGACTACGGCGGCGCACGTGCCCGCCTGATCATCGCCATCGACCGCAGTGCCGAGGCCCAGGCCCAGGAACGCCGCGACCGCGCCCTGGCCCGCCTGGAAGAGGCACACGAGATCGCCCGCATCGGTGCCTGGGAACTGGATCCGGCCACCGGCCTGGGCATGTTTTCCGATCAGGTCTACACCCTGCTCGGCCGCCGCCCGCCGGCGGCGCCGACCTGGCAGCGCCCGGACGAGATCCTGCTGCCCTACGACGCCTCGACCGCCGCACAGACCACCCAGCTGATCGCCGACATGCGTTCCGGGCGCAACGTGCAGATCGACGTGCTGCTGCCGCTGCTGGCCGTGGACGGGCACATGGTCACCACCCACCTGCGGGCGGAAAGCGGCGTTGGCGAGGACGGCCAGCCGCGCATCCACGGCACCCTGCAGGACGTGACCGAACGCGAACAGTCGCGCCGCCTCCTGCGCGAGCGCGAGGAACAGTTCCGCGAACTGGTGCGGGTGATGCCCGACGGCGTGGTGATCCTGGCCGGCGGCCATGTCGCCTACGTCAATTCGGTGGGCGCCGCGCAGTTCGGCAGCAGTGGCCCTGCCCTGCTGGGCGAGCCCCTGTCGACCCTGGTCGACGAGGTCGACCTTGCGCGGGTGACCACCCACCTGGAGGCCGGCAGCATCCGTCGCGACGGCACCACGATCCCAGCGCGCATGCGCCGTGCCGACGGCAGCGTGTTCCATGCCAGCCTGGCCGATGGCGAGGTCCGCTATGGCGGCCGCGACTGCAAGCTGCTGATCGTGCGCGACCTCAGCGAGCCCGAGCGCATCCGCGACGCCCTGGAGACCAGCAACGGCGAGCTGCAGGCCATGGCCCGGCGGCTGTTCTCGCTGCAGGAGGACGAGCGCAGGGCGATCTCGCGCGACCTGCACGACGACATCGGCCAGGCGATCACCGCGATGAAGCTCTCCGCCCATGCCGCGCTGGACGAGCCGGAGGCCAGCCGCCGCAACGAGGACCTGCAGCAGATCGTGTCGCTGGCCGACACCACCATCACCAAGCTGCGCAACCTGTCGATGCTGCTGCGCCCGCCCCAGCTCGACGCGCTGGGTCTGGAGGCCGCCCTGCGCTGGCAGGCCGGCATGCTGTTCCGGTCCGCGGCGGTGGAGCTGATCCCGGAAATCGAGACCCTGCCGCAGCGGCCGAGCGGCGAGATCGAGCAGGCCTGCTTCCGCATCGCCCAGGAGAGCCTGACCAACGTCCTGCGCCACGCCAGTGCCGGCCAGGTGCGGCTGCACCTGGAGGACGAAGACGGCCAGTACCTGCGGCTGCGGGTGAGCGATGACGGTGACGGCTTCGATCCGGAAGGGCCGCGCGGCCTGGGCCTGATCGTGATGCGCGAACGCGCGCAGACCGCCGGCGGCACCCTGCAGATCACCTCATCTCCCGGCGCCGGCACGCTTGTGGACCTGCGCCTGCCTTACCGGCTGGCGCCCGCGCCGGCCGACGAAAGCACGGAATCCTGA
- the flgM gene encoding flagellar biosynthesis anti-sigma factor FlgM, producing MSQKIDGGIPAAPQLRSVATSTKAAPVGEPRAQAIQAGDSLRLTDEASTLQAMQRELSAAPAIDESRVQAVREALENGTYRINPDVIASRMLGLDELLAG from the coding sequence ATGAGCCAGAAAATCGACGGCGGCATCCCGGCAGCACCCCAGCTGCGCAGCGTGGCCACCAGCACCAAGGCAGCGCCGGTCGGCGAGCCGCGTGCCCAGGCCATCCAGGCTGGCGACAGCCTGCGCCTGACCGACGAGGCCTCGACCCTGCAGGCAATGCAGCGCGAACTGTCCGCGGCCCCGGCCATCGACGAAAGCCGCGTGCAGGCCGTGCGCGAGGCCCTGGAAAACGGCACCTACCGCATCAATCCCGACGTCATCGCCAGCCGCATGCTTGGGCTGGACGAGCTGCTGGCCGGTTGA
- a CDS encoding chemotaxis protein, with product MSHDLLNRIDQRTRLAGHNRLALLLFRLGGRQLFGVNVFKVQEVLRRPPLFQVPGLPAQFAGVADVRGRSVPVLDLGLAIGHPEREPDADTAPGYLVVTEFNRSIQGFLVSGVERIVNIAVEDIHPPPELGAESTYLTAVTRFQGELIQVIDVESVLADIAQVRKDVVLDASMALPLDGPPLQVLVVDDSRVARQQIRSVLDQLGVQATLLSDGKQALDHLLQIHAGGENPAERYAMVISDIEMPAMDGYTLTTEIRRHPGLAGLYVLLHTSLSGVFNNAMVERVGANAFVPKYSPQELADFVLERLRHVVAETA from the coding sequence ATGTCCCATGACCTGCTCAACCGCATCGACCAACGCACCCGGCTGGCCGGCCACAATCGTCTGGCCCTGCTGCTGTTCCGGCTGGGAGGACGCCAGCTTTTTGGCGTGAACGTGTTCAAGGTGCAGGAGGTGCTGCGTCGCCCGCCCCTGTTCCAGGTGCCCGGGCTGCCCGCGCAGTTCGCCGGCGTGGCCGATGTGCGCGGCCGCTCGGTGCCGGTACTGGACCTGGGCCTGGCGATTGGCCATCCGGAACGTGAACCGGACGCGGACACCGCCCCGGGCTACCTGGTGGTGACGGAATTCAACCGTTCCATCCAGGGCTTCCTGGTCAGCGGCGTGGAGCGCATCGTCAACATCGCGGTGGAAGACATCCATCCGCCGCCCGAGCTGGGCGCCGAATCCACCTACCTCACCGCGGTCACCCGCTTCCAGGGCGAGCTGATCCAGGTCATCGACGTGGAAAGCGTGCTGGCCGACATCGCCCAGGTGCGCAAGGACGTGGTGCTGGACGCCTCCATGGCCCTGCCGCTGGACGGCCCGCCGCTGCAGGTACTGGTGGTGGACGACTCGCGCGTCGCCCGCCAGCAGATCCGCAGCGTGCTCGACCAGCTGGGGGTGCAGGCCACCCTGCTCTCCGACGGCAAGCAGGCGCTGGACCACCTGCTGCAGATCCATGCCGGCGGCGAGAACCCGGCCGAGCGCTATGCCATGGTCATCTCCGACATCGAGATGCCGGCCATGGACGGCTACACCCTGACGACGGAAATCCGTCGACACCCCGGGCTGGCCGGCCTGTACGTGCTCTTGCACACCTCCCTGTCGGGCGTGTTCAACAACGCCATGGTCGAACGGGTGGGCGCCAACGCCTTCGTGCCCAAGTATTCGCCGCAGGAACTGGCCGACTTCGTGCTCGAACGCTTGCGCCACGTGGTCGCCGAAACCGCCTGA
- a CDS encoding EAL domain-containing protein, whose translation MWTPGLSPEHGEQALLRLGSGNAELHAMVEQAARGGAPLMLLHVDIDHFASVNENMSAEVGDQALVLIAQRLRRHLPEQARLWRHGSDEFLVAVPRVPGTALPEDFAEEIRQQLELPLAVLPYTLFLTGKVGVSLCPEHGTELTRLLDHAEAAVYQAGREGGNTVRLHARDTPANPHSESIISRQIVDAIPNGELRLRYQPLVSARDGHVVGMEALLRWQSPTLGLLVPERFMRTAERLGVIVQIGHWVLDRALQQARQWRDQGFDDFSIAVNVSTLQLLRPNFFAEVMTALQASGVPPRMLTLEINESALTNNVNFVYETLANLRNEGISLSLDNFGTGDSSLSALVRYPVDKLKIDRSFIKSAPVGNREAAIARAIIAMGHQLGMTVIANGVESQAQLGFLRRNDCDVFQGYLFGEPMSADAAGLTLRRRYLRPEAFAETRPDRTLLLLDDEENVLRSLVRLFRRDGYRILAAGNVRDAFDLLAINDVQVILSDQRMSDMSGTEFLGRVKMLYPDTIRLVLSGYTDLNTVTDAINRGAIYRFLTKPWNDDELREHIRQAFRTHDEKRRGGES comes from the coding sequence ATGTGGACCCCTGGACTATCCCCGGAACACGGCGAGCAGGCACTGCTGCGGCTGGGTTCGGGCAATGCCGAACTGCATGCCATGGTGGAGCAGGCCGCGCGTGGCGGCGCCCCGCTGATGCTGCTGCACGTGGACATCGACCACTTCGCCTCGGTCAACGAGAACATGAGTGCCGAGGTCGGTGACCAGGCCCTGGTGCTGATCGCCCAGCGACTGCGCCGGCACCTGCCCGAACAGGCGCGACTGTGGCGCCACGGCAGCGACGAATTCCTGGTCGCGGTGCCGCGCGTGCCGGGCACCGCGCTGCCGGAGGATTTCGCCGAGGAGATCCGCCAGCAGCTGGAACTGCCGCTGGCCGTACTGCCCTACACCCTGTTCCTGACCGGCAAGGTCGGCGTCAGCCTGTGCCCGGAACATGGCACCGAGCTCACCCGGCTGCTCGACCATGCCGAGGCCGCGGTCTACCAGGCCGGCCGCGAGGGTGGCAACACGGTGCGCCTGCACGCCAGGGACACCCCGGCCAACCCGCACAGCGAAAGCATCATTTCCCGCCAGATCGTCGATGCCATCCCCAACGGCGAGCTGCGCCTGCGCTACCAGCCGCTGGTCAGTGCCCGCGACGGGCACGTGGTCGGCATGGAGGCGCTGCTGCGCTGGCAGTCGCCGACGCTGGGCCTGCTGGTGCCCGAGCGTTTCATGCGCACTGCCGAGCGGCTGGGCGTGATCGTGCAGATCGGCCACTGGGTACTGGACAGGGCCCTGCAGCAGGCCCGCCAGTGGCGCGACCAGGGCTTCGATGACTTCTCCATCGCGGTCAACGTGTCGACGCTGCAGCTGCTGCGGCCCAACTTCTTCGCCGAGGTGATGACCGCGCTGCAGGCCTCCGGCGTGCCGCCGCGGATGCTGACGCTGGAAATCAACGAAAGCGCGCTGACCAACAACGTCAACTTCGTCTACGAGACCCTGGCCAACCTGCGCAACGAAGGCATCAGCCTGAGCCTGGACAACTTCGGCACCGGCGATTCCAGCCTCAGCGCGCTGGTCCGCTATCCGGTGGACAAGCTCAAGATCGACCGCAGCTTCATCAAGAGCGCGCCGGTGGGCAACCGCGAGGCCGCCATCGCCCGCGCCATCATCGCCATGGGGCACCAGTTGGGCATGACCGTGATCGCCAACGGCGTGGAGTCACAGGCCCAGCTGGGCTTCCTGCGGCGCAACGACTGCGACGTGTTCCAGGGCTACCTGTTCGGCGAGCCGATGAGCGCCGATGCCGCCGGCCTGACCCTGCGCCGGCGCTACCTGCGCCCGGAGGCCTTCGCCGAGACCCGTCCGGACCGTACCCTGCTGCTGCTGGACGACGAGGAGAACGTGCTGCGTTCGCTGGTGCGCCTGTTCCGTCGCGACGGCTACCGCATCCTGGCCGCCGGCAACGTCCGCGACGCCTTCGACCTGCTGGCGATCAACGACGTGCAGGTGATCCTGTCCGACCAGCGCATGAGCGACATGAGCGGCACCGAGTTCCTGGGCCGGGTGAAGATGCTCTACCCGGACACGATCCGCCTGGTGCTGTCCGGATACACCGACCTCAACACGGTGACCGACGCGATCAACCGCGGCGCGATCTACCGCTTCCTGACCAAGCCCTGGAACGACGACGAGCTGCGCGAGCACATCCGCCAGGCCTTCCGCACCCACGACGAGAAGCGCCGCGGCGGCGAGAGCTGA
- a CDS encoding flagellar protein FlgN: protein MSTAMNEPLQRLSNALDGERQALIEHDVQALIKATGDKLDALRSLEASPPVDNLAMLQELAERNRANGVLLSRRRREVNWALQQLGRSESSSAYDAKGQSHLLHTRRPLAVA from the coding sequence ATGAGCACTGCCATGAACGAGCCGCTGCAGCGACTGAGCAACGCCCTGGATGGTGAGCGCCAGGCCCTGATCGAGCATGACGTGCAGGCCCTGATCAAGGCCACGGGCGACAAGCTCGACGCCCTGCGTTCGCTGGAAGCCAGCCCGCCGGTCGACAACCTGGCGATGCTGCAGGAACTGGCCGAGCGCAACCGCGCCAACGGCGTCCTGCTGTCGCGCCGCCGCCGCGAGGTCAACTGGGCCCTCCAGCAGCTGGGCCGCAGCGAGAGCTCCTCGGCCTATGACGCCAAGGGCCAGTCGCACCTGCTGCATACCCGGCGTCCGCTCGCCGTCGCCTGA
- a CDS encoding ATP-binding protein: MTASNPPASSGSLPSTQTILALAERMREGMLMFQADGREVLANAVVRSLFGTVDDPGAGGYARHLMRLLPPHVLSLARANGDWSGTLPVGERMLITHVYHQAQGEESYYLAMFLNIEGQGYEEELQKRQAELREAYQRLNGTQEKLLQSEKMASIGQLAAGVAHEINNPIGYVHSNLGSLQEYLRSLFTVIEAYERALRAPDPKALIPEIDDIRQRFDIDFISRDLPQLMAESREGIERVTRIVRDLKDFSYSDRSESWKLVDLHAGLESTINIIWNELKYKVTLERHYGELPMIECLPSELNQVYMNMLLNAGQAIAERGTITVSTGVDGDCVWVEFADTGSGISPELRQRIFDPFFTTKPVGSGTGLGLSISYGIINKHHGRIELDSAPGEGSRFRIILPIRQPKTH, from the coding sequence GTGACCGCTTCCAATCCGCCGGCCTCCTCCGGCTCCCTGCCCAGCACCCAGACCATCCTCGCCCTGGCCGAACGCATGCGCGAAGGCATGCTGATGTTCCAGGCCGACGGCCGGGAAGTCCTGGCCAATGCCGTGGTCCGCAGCCTGTTCGGCACCGTCGACGACCCCGGTGCCGGCGGTTACGCCCGCCACCTGATGCGCCTGCTGCCGCCACACGTGCTGTCGCTGGCCCGTGCCAATGGCGACTGGAGCGGCACCCTGCCGGTGGGTGAACGCATGCTCATCACCCACGTCTACCACCAGGCCCAGGGCGAGGAGAGCTACTACCTGGCGATGTTCCTCAACATCGAGGGGCAGGGCTACGAGGAAGAGCTGCAGAAGCGCCAGGCCGAGCTGCGCGAGGCCTACCAGCGCCTCAACGGCACCCAGGAAAAACTGCTGCAGTCGGAAAAGATGGCCTCCATCGGCCAGCTGGCTGCCGGTGTCGCCCACGAGATCAACAACCCGATCGGCTACGTGCACTCCAACCTGGGCAGCCTGCAGGAATACCTGCGCAGCCTGTTCACCGTGATCGAGGCCTACGAACGCGCCCTGCGCGCGCCCGATCCGAAGGCGCTGATCCCCGAGATCGACGACATCCGCCAGCGTTTCGACATCGATTTCATCAGCCGCGACCTGCCGCAGCTGATGGCCGAGTCGCGCGAGGGCATCGAGCGGGTCACCCGGATCGTGCGCGACCTGAAGGACTTCTCCTACTCCGACCGCTCCGAGTCGTGGAAGCTGGTGGACCTGCACGCCGGACTGGAGTCGACCATCAACATCATCTGGAACGAGCTCAAGTACAAGGTCACGCTGGAGCGCCACTACGGCGAGCTGCCGATGATCGAGTGCCTGCCCTCGGAGTTGAACCAGGTGTACATGAACATGCTGCTCAACGCCGGCCAGGCCATTGCCGAGCGCGGCACCATCACCGTCAGCACCGGCGTCGATGGCGACTGCGTGTGGGTGGAGTTCGCCGATACCGGCTCGGGCATTTCGCCGGAGCTGCGCCAGCGCATCTTCGATCCGTTCTTCACCACCAAGCCGGTCGGCAGCGGTACCGGCCTGGGCCTGTCGATCTCCTACGGCATCATCAACAAGCACCACGGGCGGATCGAGCTGGACAGCGCCCCGGGCGAGGGCTCGCGCTTCCGCATCATCCTGCCGATCCGCCAGCCCAAGACCCACTGA
- the flgC gene encoding flagellar basal body rod protein FlgC yields MSNLPIFDIAGSALQAQSVRMSTIASNLSNADSLAGSPEAVYKPLEPIFQAVTSRQDPNITSVQVKEIRESEAPPIKRYEPNHPLADGDGYVYSADIDPVAQMVNLISTSRNYQAGVEMLNTAKELALATLSMGR; encoded by the coding sequence ATGAGCAACCTGCCGATCTTCGACATCGCCGGCTCCGCGCTGCAGGCGCAGTCCGTGCGCATGAGCACCATCGCCTCCAACCTGTCCAACGCCGATTCGCTGGCGGGGTCGCCGGAGGCGGTCTACAAGCCGCTGGAACCGATCTTCCAGGCCGTCACCAGCCGCCAGGATCCCAACATCACCTCGGTGCAGGTGAAGGAAATCCGCGAAAGCGAGGCGCCGCCGATCAAGCGCTACGAGCCGAACCACCCTCTGGCCGACGGCGACGGCTACGTCTACTCGGCCGACATCGATCCGGTCGCGCAGATGGTCAACCTGATCTCCACCTCGCGCAACTACCAGGCCGGCGTGGAAATGCTCAATACCGCCAAGGAACTGGCGCTGGCCACCCTCTCTATGGGTCGCTGA
- the flgB gene encoding flagellar basal body rod protein FlgB, whose amino-acid sequence MPNLISDYLGVHAQAMPLREQRMKIIASNLSNADTPGYKAQDLDFDAALRHAQGQDANGLMQTTHEQHFAISGGLNPFLVTKDGVQPSLDGNTVDPDAERAAYGRAALEYRASMSFVESKVRSMLTAISGQ is encoded by the coding sequence ATGCCCAACCTGATTTCCGACTACCTGGGGGTCCATGCCCAGGCCATGCCGTTGCGCGAGCAGCGCATGAAGATCATCGCCAGCAACCTGAGCAACGCCGACACCCCCGGCTACAAGGCCCAGGACCTGGACTTCGATGCCGCCCTGCGCCACGCCCAGGGGCAGGACGCCAACGGCCTGATGCAGACCACCCACGAGCAGCACTTCGCCATCAGTGGTGGGCTCAATCCGTTCCTGGTCACCAAGGACGGCGTGCAGCCGAGCCTGGACGGCAACACCGTCGACCCGGATGCCGAACGCGCGGCCTACGGTCGCGCCGCCCTGGAGTACCGCGCCTCGATGAGCTTCGTCGAATCCAAGGTGCGCTCGATGCTCACCGCCATCAGCGGCCAGTAA
- the flgE gene encoding flagellar hook protein FlgE, protein MSFNISLSGINAANSALNVTSNNIANVNTTGFKESRAEFADVFNSTGYGLSSTAIGSGARLSTVAQQFSQGNIDNTGRSLDLAVAGEGFFTLSMNGERVYSRAGNFQTDSNGYVVNPQGARLQVFSPNADGTGFEAGQLTDLRLLTTDSAPRPTSNVELAFTLPANAAQPIVTPFDPADSKSYNNSTGGVTVYDSLGVSHTQTSYFVKTANPNEWQVYNYVDGVGVGTPTTLQFSNNGALVSPANGEIPFDPFTPLTGAGQLSMTLDITGSTQYGENFSLRNTAQDGYASGKLNEISISEEGVVFARYSNGVDTALGQVALTSFNNPQGLKNQGSNLWTETFASGSPRTGAPDSSDFGQIQAGALEASTVDLTQQLVNMITAQRNFQANAQMLSTQNEVTQAVINIR, encoded by the coding sequence ATGAGCTTCAACATTTCCCTTTCCGGCATCAACGCTGCCAATTCGGCGCTGAACGTCACTTCGAACAACATCGCCAACGTCAACACCACCGGTTTCAAGGAATCGCGTGCCGAGTTCGCCGATGTGTTCAATTCCACCGGCTACGGGCTGTCCTCGACCGCGATCGGTTCGGGTGCGCGCCTGTCGACCGTCGCCCAGCAGTTCTCGCAGGGCAACATCGACAACACCGGCCGCAGCCTGGACCTGGCCGTAGCCGGCGAAGGCTTCTTCACCCTGTCGATGAACGGCGAGCGCGTGTACTCGCGCGCGGGCAATTTCCAGACCGATTCCAACGGCTACGTGGTCAACCCGCAGGGTGCCCGCCTGCAGGTGTTCTCGCCCAATGCCGACGGCACCGGCTTTGAAGCCGGCCAGTTGACCGACCTGCGCCTGCTGACCACCGACAGCGCGCCGCGCCCGACCAGCAACGTCGAGCTCGCCTTCACCCTGCCGGCCAATGCCGCCCAGCCGATCGTCACCCCGTTCGATCCGGCCGACTCAAAGAGCTACAACAACTCCACCGGCGGCGTCACCGTCTACGACTCGCTGGGCGTGAGCCACACCCAGACCTCGTACTTCGTGAAGACCGCCAATCCGAACGAGTGGCAGGTCTACAACTACGTCGACGGCGTCGGCGTCGGCACCCCGACCACGCTGCAGTTCTCCAACAATGGCGCCCTGGTGAGCCCGGCCAACGGCGAGATCCCGTTCGATCCTTTCACCCCGCTGACCGGCGCCGGCCAGCTGAGCATGACCCTGGACATCACCGGGTCCACCCAGTACGGCGAGAACTTCTCGCTGCGCAACACCGCCCAGGACGGCTATGCCTCGGGCAAGCTAAACGAGATCAGCATCTCCGAGGAAGGCGTGGTGTTCGCGCGCTATTCCAACGGCGTTGATACCGCGCTGGGCCAGGTCGCGCTGACCAGCTTCAACAACCCGCAGGGCCTGAAGAACCAGGGCAGCAACCTGTGGACCGAGACCTTTGCTTCGGGCAGCCCGCGCACTGGGGCCCCGGACAGTTCGGACTTCGGCCAGATCCAGGCCGGCGCACTGGAAGCCTCCACGGTCGACCTGACCCAGCAGCTGGTCAACATGATCACCGCGCAGCGCAACTTCCAGGCCAACGCGCAGATGCTCTCCACCCAGAACGAAGTCACCCAGGCCGTCATCAACATCCGTTGA